The genomic region TTCGCGTTtgccttttaattttaataacatttcTTTTAATTCagttttataatctaaatatatttcttCCGTTGTATCatatattgaatttttaaaataactagaCGTTTCCAATTCTTTCTTAGTAACTTCTGTAATTATTTGTCTATGCACATCCATAAACATTTGCCATTGATTCTCTAAAGCCTCCAAACGCGTCTCTACATATGAAACCGTGATACGATCTTTAGGTGATTTCCTAAAGTTGACTTTAGCCTTAGAGATAAGCTCCTTATTATCCTCCTGAAGTTTATCGAAAACTTCCATGGCTATGATATGTAGCgcgtaaacaaataattaatgagaaatttttaaacttaaacaaagaaaattttaaactaatcgacaaataaatttaaacataaaaCACAAGttaaagttcaatttttaaaaaatcacaagTCCAAAATAGACCGCAAATATTTTACAAGTTAGAATTCAACATAGAAAATTTCACAAGTCCATATTATAACTTAACTAATTCTATGTTCCAATATCGAAAGTGTTTGAGAATTAGGGACATAGACGAAATTTGGGCATGGATTCCCCGTCACTTCACTTTTCTTCGAGAATTAGTCTATGTCCATGCACTAGCTTTAATTTGTTAAAGTTAATTGCTTCTTTGACTTAAGGTCCAATTTTGCTCGAATTTATTTCTTTGACTGAAGGTCCAAATTAGCTTGAcaaatgaataattaataaagTACTCACAATTTATCACGGCACACTTCACTCACTATATTCCGCACCAACTTCGCACTCCTGGTCGGCCCGTGTTGTCATCGGGTGCTCGTGACGTCCTCGGTTGATCTGCCCTCTCGCTCCACCACTGGCCGCTGACGTCACAGCCTGGTCTTTATCTTCACTCTTCAGGCTGAAACCCCTGGCTCCAATCTCCAGGGTTGACACCATCGATGACAATCCGCCACCACGTCGATGCCGACTAGGTTGTACAAACCACCAACCCTATAATCCGATATATCCGGATCGCAGGAACATTTTGTACACGCCACAACTTATAATGTGCACAGTAAAATAATACTTCAGGTCACTGGTATTATGGTTGTTTATTTACTGACAACTGCAAACTTAGAACAACAACAATTTTTACTTGCCTCGACATAATATGTTTCTTTACACTATGAACTTTAGCGCGACATACAGGAAATCAGCGCCATCTGTGTTTGATCATGAAAACTAAACTTATATACCTGATTATGAACTTAAAAATGTCTGAGCAGATTAtacaagcttgcttatcatttaaataatcctttacattgtaataggatttttcaattagtttacgttttatgaaaactttgaacttgttgagagacatctccaatatgtcttctggaagcttattatagaaacgtatggaattacgagcaaatgaattgctaactttcctgagcctagaggcgagcattacaagtttattcttatttctagtatttatattatgacagtcactgtttttttttaatttatttatgtttttatgtacgtaaagtaaattttgaaaaatatattgattatgcactgtcataattttaacttctctaaatttagttctcagcgactctcgtggtcccatactgtatatgactcgaacagcccttttctgcagcacaaaaatagaaataatatcagcagcattaccccataataatataccatatgacataatgctgtgaaagtaactaaaatatactagtctcgccgtttctatgtctgtcaactggcgaatctctTTCagcgcatatgcggcagaactaagtctgttcgataagttatttatatgagagtcccattgaagttttgcatctaacgttattccaagaaaaaaaaacggtatccactaaatcctatttctcattattaagttgcacagtggttttcacctgcttaacatttggtaaagtgaatttaatacactttgtctttttcccgttgagaagcaggttattagcttcagGTGTTTACCTCCTCCAGTATGTGTCGCGCGCCCTCCGCCGTCAGCAGCGGCGGCGCCAGCAGCAGCAGCGCGCGCACGCCGGCCGCGCCCGCCGCCAGCCACGTGGCcagcgccgcgcccgcgcccagCCCGCCCAGCACCACCGCGCGCGACCTGCGCCAACACCAACCGCGTCACCAGGCTGTCTCCGCCCGCCCCCTCCGGCGCGGCGGCACTCACCCCGCCTCCTCCAGCACGTCGGCGAGCGCGGCGCGCGCCTCGTGCGCCAGCGCGGCGCACCAGCGgtcgggcgcggcgggcgctgCTGCACGTGCGGCGCGCGCCAGGCGCCGCACGTGCAGCAGCGCGCCCAGGCGCCGCGTCCAGCGCTCGTCCAGCGCGTCGCAGCCGCTCGGCACCCACGCCAGCCACGCGCCCGGCGCCGAGGGCGCGCGCGGAGCTGCAACACGCCACTTGCTGAACCACCAAACTATCGTCAAGTCAAACGGTCAGTGCAAAGCGGAGCTCACGTCCGACGGCGTCCAGCGGCTCGTCCTCGGGCGCGGGCAGCGGCGGCAGCCGCGCGCCCaggtgcggcgcggcgcggcgcagcTCGCGCGTGGCCTCGCGCAGCAGCGCGCGCAGCTCGCGCGGCAGGCGCGCcggcagcgcgttgagcgcccACGCGGCCGCGCCGCCCCAGTGCGGCGCCAGCGCGCGCCGCAGCCGCCGCGCCGCTGCGCGCGCGCCCTCGCGCCGCGCCCAGCGCCCCGACGCGCCCGCGCACGCGGCGCGCTCCAGGCGCAGGTCGCGCAGCGCGCTCAGCACGTGGCGCGCGAGCCGCGCGTGCGCCGCGCCGGGCGCCAGCGCGCAGAGCCGCTCCTCGCAGTCGTCGTCGTCCTCCGACACGAGCCCTCCCTGACCGACAATAATCCATATCAGTATTAattgacagaagtgagtggaagaagacacGTTGCGCCGACCggcgaccccacgtagcgtgggataaaggACAAGAAGACACGTTGCGCCGACCggcgaccccacgtagcgtgggataaaggACAAGAAGACACGTTGCGCCGACCggcgaccccacgtagcgtgggataaaggACAAGAAGACACGTTGCGCCGACCggcgaccccacgtagcgtgggataaaggACAAGAAGACACGTTGCGCCGACCggcgaccccacgtagcgtgggataaaggACAAGAAGACACGTTGTGCCGACCggcgaccccacgtagcgtgggataaaggACAAGAAGACACGTACACGCGTACGAGTGCTCGCCCACACCTACCtcctcgtcgtcgtcgtcgtcccgCGGCGCTGCGCGGTCGGCGGGCGGCTCGGGCGCGCGTACGAGTGCTCGCCCACACCTACCtcctcgtcgtcgtcgtcgtcgtcccgCGGCGCTGCGCGGTCGGCGGGCAGCTCGGGCGCGCGCGCGGGCGGCGCCAGCACGTCGAGGCTGGCGGGCGGCGAGGGCGCGCGCGCCTGCAGCAGCACGCGCACgtgcgcggcgggcggcgggccgCGCGGGCGCGCGTACGAGTGCTCGCACCACACGCTGCAGCGCGGGtcctgcacacacacacacacacacaagttATGTTTAAGTGCCAGTTTGTGCTCTATTGTCTATACAAACAACCTTCAACAACATTTTACAAACAACCTtcaacaacattttttttatttaaaaagacaaTCAAcagttacaaataataaaataaaatttcaaaaaagaaagaaatacaCACCTATAAATGCTATTTTGTAGAGCTGTTCACTGATTGGTTGCCACAGCTTGCCATGAGAAACTAGATACAAGGACAAAAACGATAAAGGAAATGGGGACAAAAGAAGAGATGATAACATCAGAGCCAGCGAGCTGCGGCAATCAACTGACTAGATGCAATGCCTCAAACAAAACGACATACAATATGAAGCTAAGAGGAGATGGTAACATCAGAGCCAGCGAGCTGCGGCAATCAACTGACTAGATGCAATGCCTCAAACAAAACGACATACAATATGAAGCTAAGAGGAGATGGTAACATCAGAGCCAGCGAGCTGCGGCAATCAACTGACTAGATGCAATGCCTCAAACAAAACGACATACAATATGAAGCTAAGAGGAGATGGTAACATCAGAGCCAGCGAGCTGCGGCAATCAACTGACTAGATGCAATGCCTCAAACAAAACGACATACAATATGAAGCTAAGAGGAGATGGTAACATCAGAGCCAGCGAGCTGCGGCAATCAACTGACTAGATGCAATGCCTCAAACAAAACGACATACAATATGAAGCTAAGAGGAGATGGTAACATCAGAGCCAGCGAGCTGCGGCAATCAACTGACTAGATGCAATGCCTCAAACAAAACGACATACAATATGAAGCTAAGAGGAGATGGTAACATCAGAGCCAGCGAGCTGCGGCAATCAACTGACTAGATGCAATGCCTCAAACAAAACGACATACAATATGAAGCTAAGAGGAGATGGTAACATCAGAGCCAGCGAGCTGCGGCAATCAACTGACTAGATGCAATGCCTCAAACAAAACGACATACAATATGAAGCTAAGAGGAGATGGTAACATCAGAGCCAGCGAGCTGCGGCAATCAACTGACTAGATGCAATGCCTCAACAAAACGACATACAATATGAAGCTAAGAGGAGATGGTAACATCAGAGCCAGCGAGCTGCGGCAATCAACTGACTAGATGCAATGCCTCAAACAAAACGACATACAATATGAAGCTAAGAGGAGATGGTAACATCAGAGCCAGCGAGCTGCGGCAATCAACTGACTAGATGCAATGCCTCAAACAAAACGACAtacaatggggctgattctctttgtacacaatctctaaactaaactaaattaacaggtctaaatctagtgctatccttttccgcaagcaacaatatgaaagggatagcaatagatttagatgtctcattttagcttagtttagaaattgtgtactacggaattagccacaatatgaagctaaattaacaataaaaccaaaaacattaattaaacattaaatattatgaataaaatatgaaagtgCAAAAAGACATGTAGAAAAACGAGCAAAactatcaaatcaaaataaactaaggtgttgtttttttttttttttttttttttaatatttgccatgttaaatgactaattttctcctttcccctccaactaagtgtcaagcttgtgctaggagtaggtacaacaatagttcaacgggcggggttgaaccgtcgacctttcggtttttactAAACTCATCGCTAGGGCTCCATACCCAAAGGGAGCCTCTGCGTTCGGGCCGCTCAGCTTCCTGTCAGCGGCCTGTATCTTCTGTGTTCCCAATATAGACGTACACACACCCAAGCCCTCAGCTACCTAATTGTCCCTGCTAAGTGATATAATCTGGGAGTGACCGACGTGATGTGGTTCCCTCGTTCACCtaaatagtataatcaccaacCGGCtgtgcaatgagacgattcctcgttcttttgtAATTAGTTAATATGGCTGTTACGAGGTGGTCGCCTAGCGCGCTCGCGACATCTATCCGCCTCGGAGTACTCACTCGCTCCCCGCTGACGGCTCGCACGTGCGCCACCAGCTGCTCGTGCAGCAGCATGGCGTCTGTCGCCGCCGGCCCCTGAGGAATCGATTCTAACGTGAAACTCGTGTACCGTGCCAGGTAGCATTTCAATTGTATATTCTCTCACTTATTTTATAGATATACGTTATCCATTTTTCGTTGCTGATAATTAGACAGGTTAGCAAAGATATAATTTTAAGGGAATAAATATTACAAGTAAAGAACACAAAATTGGTCTGATTTCCAAAATAGTGACTGACCTCGAGCTCGAGTCCGGGGGCTCGTGCTCCGTCCGAGACCGCCGAGACGTCCGTAGCCATCACCATCTGCACCACTGCACCACTGACCACTGTGcaccttttatttctggtcggtggtatGTACTActcaaagaatttgcaagtactacttCAAGTCtttgttaattgtttattatgtggtttattattattaatacagtACAAAAACCGTAACAAATAAAATTCGATTTCGAAAAATTGTGATTTGAATAATTAtcctaatattttattttttgcaaggCACAgttcacagagtaggtactttttacatatggccacagagtacattatattatatactgcaTATGGCACAGTTGaactaaaacgtagtgattatattattctCTTTGAGTCGAACTTGAAGTCACTTGAAAAGTTGAAGTTGACGTTGAAGGTACTGAGGTGTttcaggtatacatattaatctatgtgGTACtgagcacagagtacattgaatatagggtacctacctagtatatagtagataatctatggtaccTACTGAGCACACTGAGGTACATATTCTGGTCGGTGGTACATACCTTAcatcacagaatacatttatgCCTTACATACAAATTCTTTGCCTGGATGTTAATAACACTTAATATAacatgatatacctaacaccaTCCTAACACTATATCCAtggaccacagagtacattgaatatagtgCCATGGACCTAGAATACAAAGCCATGGACCTAGATACAAAGCAAATATCTTACACcgtagaatagaataataggtagatgtaaggactgtgtaaccgcgtatgagatagcgatagcacgacgttacaatgaataacacgacaattattaccattgtttagtagtcaatatttgtattaaccgatcaacaagtgaaaacaagtaaataactaatgagaaatacaattacgccacgaattctcaaagtttgttttgcaactcgTATGcgtcttgtatgtattcttgaaaaaaaaccagttacacgataagggacaaaaaataggttagctgcgtctctgtttatcacattagtaactttatctgtgctctcttttaagtgcgaatgagaaagcaaaggTTCCTGCATctatctttattactctatctacgtctTACACAAAATCCGCGAAACCGTGCTTTCGGCGGTGCATGTTTCttaccaatgtactctgtggtgctTGCACTGaaaccatcgacataggaatacaaaTGGACCTATCACTGCCAAAAtcttaaaaagcaaaattaaacTCTATGTAAAAAGAATGAGAATGCTTTCTGATTAACCAtagataaaagaaaaaacgagCCGAACAGGACCCCTATTCGCTTGCATGCGTCCCTCTCTCACAATTGCCACACCGAAAAAATGTTtagtagtttaataaaaaatcacagtaaaaaaaaactgccctatcccttccaagttagccccaCCATCCTACTGATttgtactacgaagtagtacttagaaattctttgactGAAACATACCAATCTATACctacacttcacaagatggcagcgttagttccgatttttgccacacgccaaaagagccttgttgcactgtaaTTCCGAACGCAGCGAAATGAAAAATGGCAATTTCATTGCCATTGGCTTTGTAGGTTTTAATAAGTTACAAAATAGCTAGATAACTAGTAATAATTTAACACCATCAGAATTCAAAGAATCAGTTAGCGTATAATGCTGAATTATATATATTCTTCCGGAAAagtgggttattcccgttgagtcacacccccgtgtgtaacactgtgacacaaggtgccaacaatttcaaaacattcccatTGAGTAACattgttacacaacgggaattttttgaaattgttggcaccttgtgtcacacctacataaatacatattattgcgcgtgtaacaagttttaaaataactgttatcatgtatttttttttcgctATTGAGACGAAAAGTTGTGACACatcgaagtgatcctattataAACGTATTGtggatcctataaggattcctttaaCCCTCTAACCGTTCGCTTCGTTTCGTGAATCATGTtacatctataatattaaaattaatcactatatgtgttgctcatcgcaaatctcgagaacagctaaaccgatttcgctaattctttttttataacattcgAGTGAACGTTAGGATGGCCTATGAAGTGCTGGAAATCTGATGAAACATAGATGTTCACGTGAAGATTGTTCGGTAGGGAATATGGAATCTTGATTCGTGCACGATCAGGATTCTCCAcagcgttccaaatttgaatgttgttgtgtggcagctgcgaagttttgcgaaggtagaggttgcacctctacaggCGGAACGCAGTTCGCCAGAGcagctagtagttaataatatGTTGAATTGTGTGTCGTTTGTAAGCGCGCTCAGgaataaacttaaaataaaaacatttggtatttataaagttttgtttttaattaggtaagtaccattGAATAAGTACCGAGTACTTTTTTGAGTCAAGTTGGTACAACTGTTAtcattcattatattatttttaggccCAAGTGATTTGAGTCCAAACCTTTTCAGTCGAAACAGAAATCCACTATCCAGTTAATAAGGACAgggtaagtaaataaaacacACAAATTGAATCCTATCTTTAATATATACAAAAAGGAAATAGTGTGGGGCGCCggcagtgggcagtgggcagtgggcacACGACGGGCGCACTTCGCTGCCCATGGTTCAATCCACTGCACTGCactgtataatgtatataataatatatctatataCACACGGCGACCACTCGCGcactatattattatcagtTAACCTACGTTtaacatacaaaaaatataattatatggGAGCGCGTAATGTTTACAAAGGGTCAGAGCTTGCTACCGAGGAGGCATGCACCGACCCGATCGACGCGACGCGTAGAGGTTCCGGAGCTTGCTACCGAGGAGGCGTGCACCGACCCGAGCGACGCGACGCCGGACTTCGCGACGCGTAGAGGTTCCGGAGCTTGCTACCGAGGAGGCGTGCACCGACCCGAGCGACGCGACGCCGGACTTCGCGACGCGTAGAGGTTCCGGAGCTTGCTACCGAGGAGGCGTGCACCGACCCGAGCGACGCGACGCCGGACTTCGCGACGCGTAGAGGTTCCGGAGCTTG from Maniola hyperantus chromosome 16, iAphHyp1.2, whole genome shotgun sequence harbors:
- the LOC138403385 gene encoding uncharacterized protein, producing the protein MVMATDVSAVSDGARAPGLELEGPAATDAMLLHEQLVAHVRAVSGERDPRCSVWCEHSYARPRGPPPAAHVRVLLQARAPSPPASLDVLAPPARAPELPADRAAPRDDDDDDEEGGLVSEDDDDCEERLCALAPGAAHARLARHVLSALRDLRLERAACAGASGRWARREGARAAARRLRRALAPHWGGAAAWALNALPARLPRELRALLREATRELRRAAPHLGARLPPLPAPEDEPLDAVGPPRAPSAPGAWLAWVPSGCDALDERWTRRLGALLHVRRLARAARAAAPAAPDRWCAALAHEARAALADVLEEAGSRAVVLGGLGAGAALATWLAAGAAGVRALLLLAPPLLTAEGARHILEEVEVPLLCVVGGGGAQCWRGAAADVAARDAAGGSSDTLSAEPSARRVLLLAGADDALRLPRRHRARRTLPQQALDAAVAEECARWAGDVADPARADVLRAARTPSPPPPPPPPPPEPRSGAGGGGEAAADEARPTAGCGNNRAIEIVEGRVVSRGTGATPLLLPPPRRAERRAEPALAAADIMQLPIVFADDEAALAAPSAADAVTVTVTSGNPRRASGGVKYTRVLVAKRAPPAAAAPPPPPPRRGPGRPPRRRLD